In Euphorbia lathyris chromosome 10, ddEupLath1.1, whole genome shotgun sequence, the DNA window gaaaaagaaaaagtcaaAATTGCAGCACTTAAGCAAAAAATACATAGGTTTTGAATTAAGAAATGTAATTTAGGTTTAATTATATGTAACATAATCTAACATGAAGAAATAATGAAATCTAATCTACCATGAAGAAAATGGTGGTCTTACCAGGAGTGATATCGAGACCTGCCATAAGAATTCACATTCCTTTCATATCAAAGAGTCGATTGAAAAGATTGGTGAAAGAGAGCCCTATCTTCTTATCTCAACTGAATACAAAATCACGAAACTAATATAAGAGTATGCACATTAACATTTTCAAAAATATCATCATTCAAACAATTGACATGGATAAATTATAAGTTAGATCTGCGGATTTCGAAATCTAAAATCCCAAATTGAACCAAGTTTGAGTAAATCATTGATTGTGTAAGATCAGAGAAAAGAGATTGCAACAACATTCAAATTTAACCCAAAATCCATAGAACAGCACTAAATTAGGATAAGAACTATAAAttaaagaaaacatggataaagaAGAGGAACACGGACACCTTCAGCTAACGAAAATAATCCAAAACCAAAACAGAGGAAGAAGAAATCACTAAGTGTTGCTCAATCCATTCGGGTGAATTAAATCCATCTTGGGATCTTGCAAGAGGCTTGCCAAATAAAACGCCATAGACGTACATCTAAAATTAAACTGGAGAAGTGGATAAAGATGAAAACTCCCAATTATACAAAATCTACAAACAAATTGATTTTCGAAACGCACACcttaaaaaaaaactgaaccTGTAACTCTCCATTGAATGTAAGTTAGAATTGTTGAAGTTAAAATTAAAAGATAGGAAAAAAAAAGCACATAATTAAGCGAAAGCAAAAATACCCTGCAAAATGGGAATGGAAAATAACCATGGAATGAAAGCGTTAGACTGAAGTGGAGATCCAATAAAGTGAAGATCGAACCAGCTGCTTGGAACTCTATAACCAACCCATGAAAGTAGCTGGATGGAGGTGTATGAAACCGCTAGAGGAATCTCAATTTGAGATATTTGGAACTCTGTAATTTGCACCACATTAACTTAACAAAGGAAGATTACAAAGTGATGGTAGAAAAATCTTCAAAATTTCATGCATGCAATAATAATTGACTAAGAAACAAACAAACATCAAATGACCATTAGATTATCTAATAAACCAGAGAGGAACTGCAAAGTTTGAAGCCCCAAAATCAAACTTTTGGAATAACCTAAAATTTTAAAGCAAATCAATAAGAAAACTTACCCTTGAGAAAAGTTAAGCAGAGGAATCTGAAAATGGGACACATTGAATTCTTGGGACAATGTGGTGAGGGAGAAAGGGATGGCAGGATGTTACAATTTCGACATCTAGGTCTTACAAACTGATTTAGATTTAGATATGGTTTGAGGGAAGCAGTTGAGAAAGATCGTGGAGATTGAAAGCAGTGAAAACTCCTCATAAACTGTAATGCTAAGATTAAATAAACCGTAATTCTAAGATTAAATtgaaataataatcttaaaatCTGTAAAAATTACATTTTCAGCATTCAAGCTCTAATTTTCTGACACATCAGCTTTTAAGTTTacttttgggttttttttttttgtcaaattgctGACTTTAAAGCCTTCATACTTCATCCCTAGAACTTTTATTTTATGATGGCGCACCCCTAATGGTCCCATAACATGTGTCTTTCACATTTGTTAAAACACGAGTGAATTAAAGTAACTATCACATAAGAGACACATATGGCTCTGTTGACAGAAAATCTTCCTAGCATTTCTCATGGAAAACCCGGGAAAATATGTGCTATATGATTCGTATGGTAGCTCTCTCCACTGCAGTAAGTAAAGGggccatttttgttttttttacctGGGTCTACAAACATATGTACTCCAGGAATCTTGAGTACTAGGAAATGTCCATGGATTTTGTTGTGTTTGCTAATAATGTAGGGTGGTAATTATGGATCAGACCTGCCAACACGAATGTAGTGGATTAGTGTTCTGTTAATTAGGGAACGAGTCATTCTTTAGTTGATTCGAAACTgatacaaatattttttttttttttttgtgtcggATTAGGGGTGACCTGCTAACCCGAAATCGATACCaataatatatgaaaatattactATATCATCCTATCATTTTCACGTAGTCTTTAATAGAGGTAGTAAAATTACATGAAATCCATTAAAACGCCATAATCCTCCTATATTTTTGTGTCATCATTTAAAACGATAGTAAAATTAAGGGTTTGTTAAATAGGTTTTGGCCCGTCATCATTTAATTGAAACACTTAGCCTGATAGTCCACACGATCTGAACACGACCAACTTGCACAATTGTCACAATATGAACACGATTTACTTGGCTCAACTAATATAATGTAAATGGTTTTGTAATATCGCAGGAAGAGTACGAAGACAGGGTCGATGTGGGATCACTGAAAATTTGCAGGCATGATTACCATGTAAGCTGCATCAGGAAATGGCTATCAATGAAGAACTCGTGTCCAATCTGCAAAGGTTCTGCTGTGCCTGACAACAtgaaagaataataataataagtttaTTTTAACTTTGTCATAAAAACCATTTATGAAATTATTTTGAAGGGAAACTATTTATGTTTCTTGTATATAGTACCTTGccggaaaagaagaagaaacgaACAGTCAAAACTGATATGTTGTCTGGGGAAAATTTGTAAATGAATGTTGGTCAAATGTTTAATCCATTTGTTGTTTGGCTCCCTTCTCATTTGTGGAGCCTTAATTGTTAATTTAATCGGACTCTTCCCGAGTTTACGTTTTAGTGACCGTTCTTTTTCGTAGtttctttttgttgttttatttctAACAGTAGATATAAAGTGCGTGTTTGCTTAGAGTCAAGAAATTGTAGATATCAGTCGAATGGCTGTGGCTGGACCCTGAGCGGTGTTCGGGCTGGCTTGAGTGAATgtctaaatttcatttttttttgtccatacAATCcatttaagtttatataaatttatttttaatacttTTGGTGATTTTTTAAAATTCTTTTGGCCTAAAACACTATTGGTCCTTACCTATTCaaaattttggaaatttttgGCTGTTATCTATTATTTGGTAATATTTATCATTTGATCTGTTTAAAATGTTTTTCTGGTAATATTTGTCATTTGATCTGTTTAAAATGTTTTTGCTCACTTATCTATTATTTGGTTGTATTTTCTTATGACCTATCTAAAATTTTTGGACTGGTTAAGGACAAATGCAACCCATGCAACCAAATAATATGTAATAAAGGTacaaaaattaacaaattaacaTTTTGGATAAATCATGAGgtaaatattatcaaataatagaTTCAAAGTGTTTTAATTCAATTCTTTTTTATGGTTTAGTATGTCACTACTTTATTGAACtaaaaaatgaagttcaagCGAGACTGCACTTCCTCAGCCGGTGTATCTTTTGCCAGACAAGAATGAATTAAGGGTTAAAATGGTTTCTAAATCTGAAAAACATGATAAGtttataagtattaatttgatcgttgtattaatttattaattattactaattattatcaattttaggagcaaattaataacaaaattttgatttgagttAAAGGGACTTTGTTGACTTCAAAGGGTGATTTGACTCTTAATTCCAATAAGTTACTATCTATCCAGTTATTGTCAAATGAGTTGGAATTATCACTACATGCATATTTGTACTTATCATAATAGTCATTTGGCATTGTAAGATAATCATAAATgctaaaaaagataaaaataaaagaaaaacatgtGGAGTAATAAGAATCCATGTATTGTGACCACATCCTCCATTTCTAGGTTCCACCACTTAGTTTTAAAATATTCCTTTTCTCTCATTTCATATTATCACTTCcacatcatcatcatctcccagtTTCTACTAATTTCACTCACTTTCTTGTTCTTGTTCAAGTTCTTCAATGGCTGATCAGCATTCTTTATGTGTATTAACAGTGATGGATAGACTATGGTTTGATGAAATCATACTTTTCTCACCAGATTCATCATCTTCAAATCCTCTTCTTCACTTGCCTAATTTAACTCATCTTCAACAACAAGAACAAACTCCACCCcaagaaaatcccatctctcaTCATTCTTCAGAGGTAATTAATAATTTTCAATTCTTGTTAGTGTAGTGAGATTCtttattctgattgattctgAAGGAATTCAATTCTATTTCCTAAAAAAACCATTTAGAATATGTTTGATGAAGCTactaattttcatttttttttcaataaaatcactagatttcctatttaatttaatttgtgtataaaaattaatgatacaaaaaaataattgactatatACATACAGTGGCGAAACCACAACCAAAATCTGGGAGGGGTTTCGATGAGTAAGAAAACAtaattatttttggtgtttCAGAATCAGTGACGGAAATATCCATCTAATTATGTAGTATCGCCGAATTTGTGACAAATTATGTCAATAACGAAATTACCGATGGAATATTTATGTTTAGTGGCGAACACTCCAGTATAAATTTTTCATTGTTTTCTCATGGATTCACGAATAGTATCCAAAATCCGCTGTTTTCGATTATCTAATAAATCACTTAATGGAAGTAGATGAGTCAGACTCAATAGAATTTGATCAATCCTTTTTTCTATCAGTAAGGTGGAGAACTTAACCAAAGTTCTCTTTCTTTATCATCAATCGAATCAAattcacgttttttatttttcgtatcAACGAATCTTTATGACCTCTTATAGTTTGGCTCCTGACTATATACCAACAAATGACGAGTTTGACATTGCTTTCTAAGCCCTAAAGCAACAATTGACAAATGCAAAAttgtttttcttaaaaaaaaattgttttcatAAAAAGCTGAAATTTAGCTTTGGAGAAAGTAGCCACTTGCAACTAATGAGAACGTAAAGTTTTTGGGACAAAAATAGCTATAactttcaatataaattaaggtatatattttttattttttaacttttagaaCTTTTACTACGTATCTAGCAAATACTTGTCACATTTTTCTCACGACACTTTATTATATGGTAAGTTCTCTTGCCACAACAATATCAAATTGGCCCAAAGCTTGGATAAGAATGTAACTTTTTAAAGTTTTTACGCATAATTGTCACGTTTTTAACACATCCGCCCATGTGACATATATAGAGTACTAGGCTTAGTTAAAATACAATGAAGTTTTACGTGCCACTGAAAAGCCACGTCAAAATTTCAGTGagtttttatatacaaattgtctataataactttattgaaatctaatatttcattttttggttatgaaataatattatatttgttGTTAATTTGCTAAattaggaggaagaagaagaaaagagacgaacaagaACGAATAAACTTTCCACCACCAGAAGTCGTCGTTCACATTCTTCATCCATCATGAGACGGTCATCCTCAATGAGAGCAGTAGAGGTATACTCGATGAGTTGCCGAAGCTTAAGATCCGAGTTAGAAATGGAAGAAGTGAAAGGTTTTATGGATCTGGGATTCAATTTCAACAAAGAAAACATCAGTCCAAGAATGGCAAGTGTAGTTCCTGGATTGCTCAgacttaatttcaaatttctcGAATCATCGGATTCCGACAAATTTAATGACgacgaagaagatgaagatgaaaacgAAGACGAAGATAGTGATATTGTTAgagatgaggaggaagaagaagacgacGACGAGAAAGGGATAATGAGGCCATATTTATCCGAAGCATGGTTAATCCGGAGACCGAATTCACCATTGTTGAATCTTAAATTACCAAGAGGAGATTCAGCTGATTCTGACATGAAAAAACACCTCAAATTTTGGGCTAAAACTGTTGCAACTCATGTTATTCACCAAGATTCTTGATCATCATTTTTGAAGCTAAGTCTTTCTTAGGTAAATCGGCTCAATTCGGTTTTTTTAGTTCGCCTTTTTAACTTTTCGATTAAGAAATGGTTATAGTTTTAGATATATTTCGGTATTTCAGCTTGGTAtggaaaaaatgtaaaaaatccCCAATCATATTATCCATATAatgtatatatacacatatttgcTCTTAGaagttttgttttttcattatTACTGTTGAGATGATAATTCAAAATAGGTtaagttttttaaattttgtttgtCATTGAAGCAAATTCATTGAAGAAATATAgtagtttttaattttattttatctaaattcaattttttttctgtttaaaACCGAAATAAATGTTTTCGTTCAGTTATATTTTGATTTTACATGCTATTTGATTCGGTATCgttattaattattttgttaaaaatgGTATTATATTTTTGGGTTTGATTCGATTTAATTAAACCAATGCACACTACTAAGTGTTATTTCGGTTACGtatgataaaatttaaaattaaattttaaaaagataaatactgaattttaagtggtGAATATTGTAAATGCCAAAAGTattaaggctctgttctttatcgttgaaaaaaactgaactgaactgaactaaatgctactgaatactaaactgaactgaattgaatttaactgaatgctattgAACTTAACCGAATGTTACTgaacttaaccgaatttaacaataatgatgatattagactttaaaataattttaatgataatattggacattaataaacttataataataataataataatggttctttttttttaagcaaATAGAAATTCATTCCTTGAATCAAATCAGCAGAAAGAGATCTTTGCAATCAATCCGGAGCAGAAAAAGATACGAActcgctagcattggacaggGCATGCCGTGCAACGACATGAGCCCCCATGTTCGCTAGACGTGGAAAAAAGGACACTGTATAATCATGTCGTCTACTTAAGATAAACTGACAGTCCTGAATAATGGACCCATAAACTGACAAGTCTATACCAACAAAATTAACGCTATTGACCACAAGCAAAGAGTCGCTTTCAAACAAAACATTAATGCAATTGAGATAAACACACCAATACAAGGCCTCACGGAGGGCTAATGCTTCAGTCTCCCTGGTATCGTCGATGAGTGGGAATAGGCGGCTATGGTAGGCCATGAAAGACCCATCGGATGAGCGAAGTAAAGCCCCCACCCGGCTACGGAACTCAGCTCTGAACAAAGCCGCATCACAGTTACATTTGATGAAGCCAATAGGAGGTCAGAGCCAAATGATGTTCCGCGGTTGGGGGCGCTGCAGTAGTCTATTCGCAAGGATGAACAACAAGGTTGCCAGTTGCAAGCTGACGTAGCAGGGGCGGCCTGCTGCGATTTGCGGCAGCGGGGGCAGGGGCGGTCTGAAGTGTCGGGCAAGCGGCAACAGCAGAAGACAGCGGCGGCTGGACGGCGTGGACAACATTAGCTACGTGCGTCTGAGCTGTAGGAGGTGCTCGAGTAGTTAGAACAGCAGCAGCTAGGTGATCATCGGCGGACATAGCAGCAGGGCGAACAGCAGCAACGCCGTCAGCTAGGTGAGCAGTAGGCGAAGCAGCAACATGTCGGACAGCAGAACCAACAACATTTAGGCGAGCATCGGGTACAAGACGGCGACGAacaagatcagcagcactgaaaCCGGCAGCAGCAACAACATCAGTAGAGGATTCAGCTACACTTGAATGGTCCCTCACCTGAGACAGGCGCCAAGCAGCAAGATAATTGACCGCAAGGGAGACCGCTGTTTCCGATAATTGGACTTTGCTCTCCCACATGAGTTGATTCCTTTGGTTCCAAATCACCCAAAGCGTCATTGCCACCTTGGTTATGAACTCCTGGTCATTGGATATCAGTACTTGCAAAACAGAACTCGTTAGATACTCAAGTTGGAATACACCCGTATTGATCCCGGGATAGGTTCCAACATTCCTAGGCGTAGATACAACCCACAAAGAGGTGATAATCGTGCTCGATATCCGTATGACAAAATGGACAATGCGTTGGGATTGACAACCCCCTCCCTGCCAGTCTATGCCTAGTAGCCACACACCCCGAAGCCAACTTCCACACAAACATTCTGACTTTAGGAGGGACGTGCATCTTCCATATTCTGCTCCAACCATTATCCTGATTCTCACCTCCATAACCATCACAAAGAGCTCTATAAATAGATTTGCTTGTATATGTGCCATTTTTAGTGAAATTCCACATAGGTCCATCTTCAACCTCTCTGAGCGGCAAAATCATCCTGCAACACAAGACGAGCATCTGTCTCGGTTAACAATTCCTCAACCTTGCCTTTATCCCATATCTTCCGACCCTGAACAAATAGGTCGGCTGCTTTGGTATCACTCTGCTGCATCTAAGCATCACCCTGAACTATGAACGGGGCCATAGTATTAATCCAAGGATCCTTCCACACAAAGATAGACTTACCATTCCCAATTCTCCATCGAACTCCCAATTTCAGTACATCGATTGCTCTCCAAACACTCCCCCAAACGAAACTAGGATTATTGTCCAATTTGGAGGAAAGAAATGGACCTCTAgagaaatatttagctttgaacatctTCCCCACCAAAGAGTTTGGAGTAACCAATAACTTCCAAGCCTGTTTACCTAATAAGGCTAGATTGAATCTCTGGAAGCTCCTAAAGCCCAAGCCTCCCTCTCTCTTATCCTTGCAAAGCCTGTCCCAACTCTGTCAACGAATCGATCTCCTACTTtgtggttctaataataataataataataataataatatcaataataaataaatatattattaaagataaaactaaattgaatatcaaataaaaaccCGGCTCAATAAAATCTCGGCTTGATAAACGCctatcaaattaaataaaaatgagtctaatttaaattaaaaatacaaattacatacaaacacaaatttacatacaatttaaagcctatgaaattaaatacaaacagTAGTGCTCACCTGGaccctgaatgaccaaatgaatttggtcattcaccgttagatctaagtttattaaatttatgccTTATGATGATTAACATCTCCACCACATGATCCTAATAAGCTTggatctaacagtgaatgaccAAATCAGGGTCCAGGTGAGCACTACTgtaaatacaaattttcatataaatacaaactcttaactttttattacaattaagggttaaagtgcaaaaaaatacccctaatgttttgtgtattttacctctaacgtctaaaatagtgcaattttatcctcaacattgataaattgggtaaatttgagaaataattcatcaaactgtcttctcggtcttGAATCTTGCCATCTACACATCacacgtgtgtcattttatcagtaacaaatcacaaacatatgttggctaccaacgtcagggataaaattgctcatgatccaaaacgttaggggtatttttgcaccttgaCTATAATTAATTGTAAAGCTTATCCCATAAATATAGTTTTGTCTATTGATAATTGAAGGGAAAAAgagatgcaattcctaattttcaaatatggacgtatactttaattttattttttttattaaacgatgtatactttaataaactaccatttattgacttttataatttatagataatgataaattatagataaattatagataaataataataataataataataatgataataataaattatatataaataataataataatgataataataataaattatatataaataattataattataataaataatgataaattactgaatgctgaaattgaatgctgaactgaattgaactgaattgattgttactgaaattaagtaataaataaTAGGGCCTAAATGATATAAATGTTTGATaacatttaaaatcaagtgttgaaaaaataagtactgtaTTTTAAATGGTGAATATTGTAAAGGCAGAAAGTATTAAATGGTGTAACTGTTTGATAAAtactgaatttaaaaatattagtcgATACTGTTCAACttacaattttaaaattaaatattttaacttagGGATAAGAGGTAAAAAAATGCCACTTAATGTTTACATGCAGGAGCAAtgttacccttaacgtctaaaataatacaattttacctctcacattggcagccaaaagcaattttaccccaacgttggtaagttgggtcaattttagacgttattaTAAAACACCAcacatattttgttctttattctacaCCAGTTGCACGtaatttgattctaaaaaaaagatttcatattttttccgatttaataatagatttgaagattaatatttttaaattcggtgaaatatttgaatttttttatcaaacacgtacaaaatacaatatatattttttaatttatttttaaaattcttccacgtttaatcatatgtttatgatatagtattactaatgagtgataaaatgacgcacatatgaattgtagatgacaagattcatgacggataagacaatttgatgaataatttctcaaattgatccaacttgtcaatgttatgagtaaaattgcttttggatgccaatattaaaaataaaactacaacattttaaacgttagaagTAACATTGCTCCTAAATGTAAACATTaaagctatttatttatttatttatttattttttttttttttgcaccttatcctttaATGTAAGGAAAGAAATTGTAATTCATATAGAACCTTTTGTTTATTTGGAAAGTCCAACGCTCAGAAAAGTACAAATTCAGTCATGAAAACttttaattattagaaaattgaCCTGAGCAACTTTTATCTTCAACTTGTCACGTTTGGCCAAATTCCATTTTGAAATATTCCGAACTTGATAGATCAAAGGAGGTGGTATTCTTTTGTTTTAGgtctaatacataaataatttctgaacttgtttaaatatTGCATCTGCCCctttcaactttcaattgtaacaacttaccccttaaacttatctaattataaaacataaccccaaattgggaatttttttatcccgtacttgaagcaaccgtaaaaacgtttttccagattcgtatcacgccaaagatctgattatcacacggAGTGTTGcaacttttgtatttcacgtgtttcttcaattgcagtacatgtcagcaatttggagttatattttacaattgaacaagtttgaagggttatgttttacaattggacaagtttaaggagtaagttgttacaattgaaagttcgggagagcagttgcaacatttagaCAACTTCAggagttatttgtgtattagacctTTGTTTtaatgatttgattttttatttctagATTAAATCTAAGGGATATTTATGTGCCAATTCAGGATAttaacaataaaataaatttaaattgatcagacatttttttttttggtaacaaGGAAGGCAAAGCCCGGAAAAACAGAAAGAAAAACTAAGATAAAATAATTCTTTTCGTAGACCTGCCTAAGCGATCTTCGTCAAGAATTTTCTGGAGGCCTACAGGAGGCACATCACACTCGTGATAACCCATTACAACTCTTCCTGCGAAATTTGCCATCCAGTCGGCAGCTTGATTACCCTCTCTATCCATTAGCTCACGACATTTCCTGATTAGGTCGGCTTGAGGATTGTGGGCGTTGTCTTCTTCTTCTAAGGTTTGAACGACATTTTTGGAGTCAACCTCGATTAAAACTTTTTTATAACCTGCTTGCCAAGCCATGCTTAGACCATAGAGAATTTCTCAAAGTTCAGCTGCAAAGGCTGAACACGAACCCAGGTTGGCCACAAAACCCTTAATCCAGGCTCCTTGGTGATCCCTGCATAATCTCCTGCTGCTGCATTATTCAGTGTTCCTTTACATATCCCGTCCGTATTTATTTTGATCCAGTTCTGGTCCGGCGGGTGCCACTGAATCCATTTTTTAAACCCTATTTGACTGTTTGGTATCTAAAATCTAATCATTTGTCTTATCGGTATCATTCAATAAAATTTATCCTACATGGTATTTTTATAGGTGAGATTGAACCCATTTTACTTTTATCACAAGATACAATTTTTAACACATAACATATatgtgacaattattttaatttttttccatgtacaccttttttttaatcaattttcaTGTACACCTAATATGTGAATAATAAGAAATTATTTGTTTCTAATTTATCCACATATTAAGTctatatagaaaaataattaaaacaattatCGTATCTACATG includes these proteins:
- the LOC136209108 gene encoding uncharacterized protein; its protein translation is MADQHSLCVLTVMDRLWFDEIILFSPDSSSSNPLLHLPNLTHLQQQEQTPPQENPISHHSSEEEEEEKRRTRTNKLSTTRSRRSHSSSIMRRSSSMRAVEVYSMSCRSLRSELEMEEVKGFMDLGFNFNKENISPRMASVVPGLLRLNFKFLESSDSDKFNDDEEDEDENEDEDSDIVRDEEEEEDDDEKGIMRPYLSEAWLIRRPNSPLLNLKLPRGDSADSDMKKHLKFWAKTVATHVIHQDS